The window CGGTGTACATCGAAACCTTCCGCAACATCCCGCCGCTGCTGCAGATATTCTTCTGGTACTTCGCGGTGATGCTGCCGATGCCGGGGCCGCGCAACAGCCTGAGCCTGGCCGACGCCTTCTTCATCAATAACCGTGGTCTGTACATGCCGTCGCCGACCCAGGCGGAAGGCTTGTGGCCGTTCCTGATCGCGCTGCTCATCGCCATCGTCGCCGTGGTGGTGATCTACCGCTGGGCCAAGGCACGCTTCGAAGCCACTGGCGAGCGCTTCCCGGTGTTGTGGACGTCGCTGGCGCTGCTGATCGGCTTGCCGGCCTTGAGCATCCTGGCGCTCGGCACCCCGTTCCACTGGGAAGTACCACAGCTGACTGGTTTCAACTTCCGCGGCGGTTGGGTGGTGATTCCCGAGTTGGTGGCGCTGATGCTGGCGCTGTCGATCTACACCGCGGCCTTCATCGGAGAGACCGTGCGCGCCGGCATCCTGGCGGTCAGCCACGGGCAGACCGAGGCGGCCCGTTCCCTCGGCCTGAGGCCCGGCTCGATCCTGCGCCTGGTGATAGTGCCGCAGGCGCTGCGGGTGATAGTCCCGCCGCTCACCAGCCAATACCTGAACCTGGCGAAGAACTCGTCGCTGGCCGCCGGTATCGGCTATCCGGACATGGTCTCGTTGTTCGCCGGCACGGTACTCAACCAGACCGGCCAGGCCATCGAGGTGATGGCGATCACCATGAGCGTGTACCTGGCCATCAGCATCAGCATTTCCATGCTGATGAACTGGTACAACAAGCGCATCGCGCTGGTCGAGCGCTAAGGAGCAGGCATGACGACGCATACCTTCAAACCCGACCAGCCGCCACCGCGTACTGTGGTCGGGCCGCTGGCCTGGCTGCGCGACAACCTGTTCGCCAGCCCGCTGCACGTGCTGCTGACTCTGCTGGCGCTGTACCTGCTGTGGCTGATCGTGCCACCGATCATCAACTGGGCCTTCCTGCAGGCCGACTGGACCGGCACCACCCGTGCCGACTGCACCGGCGAGGGCGCCTGCTGGGTGTTCATCAAGGAGCGCTTCGGCCAGTTCATGTACGGCTTCTATCCGAGCGAGCTGCGCTGGCGCGTCGACCTCACCGTGTGGTTGGCGATCATCGGCACCGCGCCGCTGTTCCTGCCGATGATGCGGCACAAGGCCTGGTACGGCATCGGCTTCCTGTTTTTCTACCCGCTGCTGGCCTACTGGCTGCTGCATGGCGGGCCGGGCCTGGAAGAGGTGCCGACCAGCCGCTGGGGCGGCCTGATGCTGACCCTGGTGATCGCCTATGTCGGCATCACCGGCGCCTTGCCACTGGGCATCCTGCTGGCCCTCGGGCGGCGTTCGGACATGCCGGCGATCAAGGTCATCTGCGTCACCACCATCGAGTTCTGGCGCGGCGTGCCGCTGATCACCGTGCTGTTCATGTCGTCGGTGATGCTGCCGCTGTTCCTCCCCGAGGGGCTCGGCCTGGACAAACTGCTGCGGGCGCTGGTCATGGTGGTCCTGTTCGAGGCCGCCTATGTCGCCGAAGTGGTGCGCGGCGGCCTGCAAGCGATTCCCAAGGGCCAATACGAAGCGGCCAGCGCGCTGGGCCTCGGCTATTGGCGCAGCACCGGCCTGGTGATCCTGCCGCAGGCGCTGAAGATGGTCATTCCGGGCATCGTCAACACCTTCATCGCCCTGTTCAAGGACACCAGCCTGGTGATCATCATCGGCCTGTTCGACCTGCTCAACAGCATCAAGCAGGCGACCACCGACCCGAAATGGCTGGGCATGTCCACCGAGGGTTACGTGTTCGCCGCGCTGGTCTACTGGGTTTTCTGTTTCAGCATGTCCCGCTACTCCATGCACCTGGAGCGCAAGCTGGACACCGGCCACAAGCGTTAGGAGTTATTCATGAGCGAAGCAAGCAAACCAACCAGCGCCGAGCCGATCATCCAGATGCAAGGCGTGAACAAGTGGTACGGCCAGTTCCACGTGCTGAAAGACATCGACCTGAACGTCAAGCAGGGCGAGCGCATCGTGCTCTGCGGGCCATCCGGCTCCGGCAAGTCGACCACCATCCGCTGCATCAACCGCCTGGAGGAACACCAGCAGGGGCGCATCGTGGTGGATGGCACCGAGCTGACCAGCGACCTCAAACAGATCGAGGCGATCCGCCGCGAGGTCGGCATGGTGTTCCAGCATTTCAACCTGTTTCCGCACCTGACCGTGTTGCAGAACTTGACCCTGGCGCCGATGTGGGTGCGGCAGATGCCCAAGCGCAAGGCCGAGGAAATCGCCATGCACTACCTCGAGCGGGTACGTATTCCCGAGCAAGCGCTGAAGTACCCCGGCCAGCTCTCCGGCGGCCAGCAGCAGCGGGTGGCGATCGCCCGCGCGTTGTGCATGAAGCCGAAGATCATGCTGTTCGACGAGCCGACCTCGGCGCTCGACCCGGAGATGGTCAAGGAGGTGCTGGACACCATGATCGGCCTGGCGCAGAGCGGCATGACCATGCTCTGCGTGACCCACGAGATGGGCTTCGCCCGCACCGTGGCGGACCGGGTGATCTTCATGGACAAGGGCGAGATCGTCGAGCAGAACGAGCCCCATGCGTTCTTCGACAACCCGCAGAATGAGCGGACCAAGCTGTTCCTCGGGCAGATCCTGCATTGAGGTCGGGTTGGACCTAGGATGTAGGTTGGGTTGAGGAGCGCAGCGACGATACCCAACGGACGGAGTTGACCGCGGCTTTGGCGCCTGGGTCGCCGCCGTCCGTTGGGTATCGCTGCGCTCAACCCAACCTACGATCTACGGACAGGAGCCCACGTGAGCGCCACACTGACCCCCTTCAGCAAGGCCAAGGCCTGGAGCGTCCATGCGGTCACCGCCAGCGGGGTGATCCTGGCGCTGCTGGCGTTGTTGGCGCTGTTCGACGGCCAGCCGAAGAGCTGCCTGCTGTGGCTCGGTGCCGCCTTGCTGGTGGATGGCCTGGACGGCACCCTGGCGCGCAAGTTCGAGGTCAAGGAGGTGTTGCCGCACTTCGATGGCTCGACCCTCGACCTGGTCATCGACTACCTGACCTACGTGTTCATCCCGGCGATCTTCGTCTACCGCTTCATCCCGCTGCCGGCCTACAGCGCCTTGCCGGCGGTGGCGGTGATCCTGCTGTCGTCGCTGTTCTGCTTCTGCAACGTCAACATGAAGAGCAAGGACAACTACTTCGTCGGCTTCCCGGCGGCGTGGAATGTCGTGGTGGCCTACTTCTACCTGCTGGATTTCGCGCCCTGGCTGAGCCTGCTGACCATCGCGCTGCTGGCGGCGCTGACCCTGACGCGGCTGAAGTTCCTCCATCCGTTCCGGGTCCGCCAGTTCATGCCGCTCAACATCACCGTGACCTTCGTCTGGATGCTCAGCTGCGCCGCGCTGATCGTCCAGTACCCGGCCAACCCGCCGCTGCTGCTCGGGCTCTGGCTGCTGGCCACGGCCTACTTCGTCGCCATCTGCCTGTGGCGCAGCGCGCGGGAGTGGTTTGGCGAGAGCGGTAGGATGGGTTGAGCGCAGCGATACCCATCGATTCGCCCGCGCGGGTATCGCTGCGCTCAACCCACCCTACGACCTTGTCAGGCTAAACTCGCCGACGACTTTCTTGCAGGATGCTGCCGATGATCACCCTGTTCCAATTCCCCCGCGCTTTCGATGTGCCCAACCCCAGCCCTTTCTGCCTGAAGGTGGAGACCTTCCTGCGCCTGACCGGCCTGGAATACCAGGTCAAAGCCGTGGCCAACCCCGGCAAGGGGCCGAAGGGCAAGCTGCCGTTCATCAAGCTGGACGCGGAGGTCATTGCCGACTCGGCGATCATCCTGCGCAGCCTCAGCGAGCGCCTGGGCCTGACTCTCGACAGCCACCTAGACGCCGCCGGACGCGGCCGCAGCCTGGCGATCACGCGCCTGTGCGACGAGCACCTGGCACCGCTGATGGTGTATTTCCGCTGGCTCGATGACGAGGGCTGGGCGCAGGTCAAGCCGGCGTTCTTCGGCCGGCTGCCGGCGCCGCTGCGCCTGCTGGTGCCGCGTCTGGTGCAGGGCAAGATCCGCAAATCGCTGCAGGCCCAGGGGCTGGGGCGGCACAATCGCGACGAGCTGCTGACCTTCGCCCGCGAGGATTTGCAGGCGCTCAGCGACCTGCTCGGCGCTGCGCCGTACTTCGGCGGGGTGCAGCCGTGCAGTGCCGATGCGGCGGCCTATGGCGTGCTGGCCAACCTGATCCTCTGCACGGTGCAGACCCCGCTCGGTCGCCTGGCGCGGGAGTTCCCGAGCCTGGTGGCCTACTGCGAGCGCCTGCGCGACAAGTTCTGGGCATGACGGCGGCGAGCAAGACCTGGTTCGTCTACCTAGTGCGCACCGCCAACGGCGCGCTGTACTGCGGCATCAGCGATGACCCTGAGCGCCGCTTCGCTCAGCACCAGAGCGGCAAGGGCGCGCGTTTCTTCCATTCCAGCCCGGCGCAGGCCCTGGTGTATGTCGAGGCCTGCGGCGCCAAGGGCGAAGCGCTGCGCCGCGAGCGGGCGATCAAACGCTTGCCGAAGAGCGCCAAGGAGCGTCTGGTGCTGGCCGCTGCGGGTATTCATATGCCTGATGGCGCTGTATGTGCGGCCAGCCAAGAGGCTACGCCGGCCTGAGCTATGGGGCTAAGCTGCTGATCTAGTCCACCGTCCGCGAGCCCGCCATGCACGAGTTGATCCTGCACCATTACCCGACTTCGCCGTTCGCCGAGAAGGCCCGCCTGCTGCTGGGCTTCAAGCAACTGTCCTGGCGTTCGGTGACGATTCCGCCGGTGATGCCCAAGTCCGACCTGGTGGCGCTGACCGGCGGCTACCGCAAGACCCCGGTGCTGCAGATCGGCGCCGATATCTACTGCGACAGCGCGCTGATCGCCCGCCGTCTGGAAGCCGAGAAGGCGATGCCGGCGCTGTTCCCCGAAGGTCAGGCGTTCAGCGTCGCCAGCTTTGCCCAGTGGGTCGACTCGGTGGTGTTCCAGCATGCGGTGAGTCTGGTGTTCCAGCCGGAATCCATCGGCGTGCGCTTCGGCAAGCTGCCACCGGAAGTGGTCAAGGCCTTCGTCGCCGACCGCGCCGCGCTGTTCAGCGGCGGTACGACCAGCAAGCTGCCGGCCGAGGTCGCCCAGCACAACTGGCCATGCCTGATGGCGCGGCTGGAACAACAACTGGCCCATGAGGAGGGCGACTTCCTGTTCGGCGAGCCGTCGCTGGCGGATTTCTCCCTCGCCCACTGCCTGTGGTTCCTCAAGGCCACGCCGGTGACCGCGCCGCTGGTGGACGCCTACCCGGCGGTAGCGGCTTGGCTGGGGCGGGTGCTTGGCTTCGGCCACGGCTCGGCGAGCGAACTGGCCGCCGCCGAGGCCATCGCCATCGCCCGCGCGGCGACACCGGCAGCCCTGCCGGAGGAAGCCTTCGCCGAGCCGAACGGCTTCCAGGCCGGCCAGCGGGTGGCGATCGCGGCGACCGACTACGGCGTCGATCCGGTGGAGGGTGAGTTGCTGTTTGCCGGTCGCGAAGAGCTGATCCTGCGCCGCGAGGACCCGCGCGCCGGCGTGCTGCATGTGCACTTCCCCCGTCTGGGTTTCAGCATGCGGGCGCTGTGAGGCCGCCTTCGTCCGGCGGTGCGCTGCACTGCACGGCGGTCGCCGGCTGTTGCAGGCGTGGCAGGGTTTCGCCCAGCTCGCGAAAGTGGCGCAGGCGCTCATAGCAGAAGGTCAGCTCGCGGGCTTCGAGGCTGTACCAGGCGTCCGGCATGCCGCAGCCGGTCATCCGCAGGATCAGCGCGCGCGGCGGCGCGAAGAGCTCGCCGATCCGGCGGGCGAGGATTTCCAGGGTATCGTTGGCGCGCAGTTGGGCGATCAGCAACTCGGCATCGGGAAAACCGCCGGGCGGCGTTTCGTAGATCACCTGGATCTGTGGCCGCCCTTGGATGGCGGCGCGGCGGTGCTGGTCGCGGATCCACGCCACGGCCTTGCGCACCTGCTCGAACTCCTGATCGCAATACAGTGCCCGCCCCATCGGCAGCCCGGTGACGGCCGGCACCCAGGCCAGGCGATCCGGATTGCTGCCATACACCAGGCAGGCGATGTTGTAGTAGCGCTGCTCATCCAGGGGGTGAGAGTCCCAGGCGGGCACCTGTTCGGCCACCGGTTTCGGCCGCTGCCACTCCAGGCGCCAGAAGTCGATGATGTCCAGCAGCCGGGCATCGAGTTCGTTGGCCGGTAGCCCGGCATACAGCAGGTACAGACTCATGAAGCCGATCTGATCGGCGGCGTCTTCCTCGCGGCCGAGCACCGGCAAGTCCAGTTCGGCGATCAGCATGTGCCCCATTTCGTGCATCACGCTGAATTCGCTGTTGGTGACGATGAAACGGCTAACGCCGGGTGGCAGGCTGCTGGGCGGCGGCGGTTCGGCCGCCAGTGGGGTGCTGAGCAGCAGGAGCAGCAACAGCGGGTACAAGAAAACCGGCCGGGTGCATCCGGAAGCGGGCGTTTCAGGCGACGCGAGGCCAGCCGGCCGGGACATGCTCGGCCTCCTGTGTGTTGCTTGGACAGGTATGCCTCAGATGACTTTAGCAGCCTGCCCGGGGCAGCCGGGGTGATCCGTCGGAATCCACATCAGGGAGAAGAAGGCCTAAGAGCCTGTTCAATGTCTCGTGAAACCAGCGCCTATCATTGCCCATCGGTGGAAAATGCTTCGCAGTTTTCCACCCTACGCCAACGTTCAGACTTTGTAGGGTGGATAACGCTTTGCTTATCCACCATTACGCCGACACGGAGCGGTCAGCGGAGAGATCTTGAACAGGCTCTAACGGCTCGTAGGATGGGTTGAGCGCAGCGATACCCATCGTCCCGGCGCATCCGGCTGAAAGCCCCTTGGTGATGGATCTACCGCTTGTCGGGTATCGCTGCGCTCAACGCCAACCTACGGCCTGGCTCAGGACGGAGCCACTGCTGGTCAATCCTTGCGGCGCTTGAGCTGGTCCTTCAGCTGGGTCGGCACCTGGCGGATGATCAGCATGTCGCGGGCCTCGTCGTACTCGATCTTCGAACCCAGCAGGTGCGATTCGAAGCTGATCGACAGGCCCTCGGCGCGGCCGGTGAAGCGGCGGAACTGGTTGAGGGTGCGCTTGTCCGGCGGGATTTCCGGCGACAGGCCGTAGTCCTTGTTGCGGATGTGCTCGTAGAAGGCCCGTGGCCGTTCTTCGTCGATCACCCCGGACAATTCCTCCAGGGTCATCGGTTCGCCGATCTTGGCCTGACTGCTGGCGTAGTCCACCAGCGCATCGGTTTTCGCCCGAGCCTGCTCTTCCGGCAGGTCCTCGCTCTCGACGAAGTCGCTGAAGGCCTTGAGCAGGGTGCGCGTCTCGCTCGGCGCATCCACGCCTTCCTGGCAGCCGATGAAGTCGCGGAAGTATTCCGAGACCTTCTTGCCGTTCTTGCCCTTGATGAAGGAGATGTACTGCTTGGACTGCTGGTTGTTCTGCCACTCGGAAATATTGATCCGCGCCGCCAGGTGCAGCTGGCCGAGGTCCAGGTGTTTGGCCGGGGTGACGTCCAGCGCGTCGGTGACCGCCACGCCTTCGCTGTGGTGCAGCAGGGCGATCGCCAGGTAGTCGGTCATGCCCTGCTGGTAATGGGCCAGCAGCACATGGCCGCCGGTGGACAGGTTGGACTCGTCCATCAGCTTCTGCAGGTGCTCGACCGCCTGGCGGCTGAAGGCGGTGAAGTCCTGACCGCCGTCGAGGTAGTGCTTCAGCCAGCCGCTGAATGGGTAGGCGCCAGATTCGCCATGGAACAGGCCCCAGGCCTTGCCCTGCTTGGCGTTGTAGCTGTCGTTGAGGTCGGCCAGCAGGTTCTCGATGGCCTGCGAAGCGCCCAGCGCGGAGTCGCGGGCGTGCAGCACCGAGGGCGTGCCGTCGGGCTTCTTGTCGATCAGGTGGACGATGCAATGGCGGATCGGCATGGCGTTCTCGTGTCGAGGCTGGGCGAGGCGCGCAGTTTACCCGACCTCTCCTTGCCGAGTCGCCCGGCGCTGCTGCAACGCCTGCAGGCGCCCGATCACATAGCGCAGGTGCACGTGCAGCTCGTACAGCTCGTTGGAATAGGACAGCGGCACCTCGACCTTGGCCAGCTGGTCCTCCAGTTGCTCAAGGTGTTCGATCTCGGCGTCGAGCCGCTCCGGCAGGGTGCCGGCGTCCAGCTGGCGGTCGATGTCGCGCAGGTACTTGTACCAGCGGTAGATACGCGCGCGGATGCGCCAGCGGTACAGTGGGCCGATCAGCTTGAACAGCGGGAACATCAGCACCAGCAGCGGGATCAGCAGGATGATGTAGCGGTCGGCCAGCGAGGCGATGCGAAACGGCAGATAGCGTTGCAGCAGCGGCAGGCCGCTCTGGTAGTAGTGCTCGGCATCGCGCGACAGCGCGAAGGTGATCGGTTTGGCGGTGGGGAAGACGCCGGGCTTGTCGAGCAGGCTGCCGCTCTTCATCACCTCGCGCGTGGCTTCGAGGAACAGCGGCACCAGGGCCGGGTTGAAGTCATCGTTGATCACCAGGGTGGCGACCGGGGCGAGGGTGATGATGTCCCGTGGCGGGGCGTTCTGCGCCAGGTTGAGCAGGCCTTCGCTGACATTGACGCGGGTCAGGAACGGTAGGCGTGCCTCGTAGGCGGCGGCGCGGCGGAAGGTCGCCAGACTCAGGCCGGGATTGGCGGCGAGCTGCTGGACCAGCGCGTTCTCGGCCGGGGCGATGACAAACAGCGCGTCCAGCTCGCCGTTGCTTAGCGCGGTGGCCGCCGCGCTGCCGCCGACGCTCTGCCAGTTCGGCGGATACTGGGCTTCGGCGATGGCGTTGGCGTCGAGGACCGCCGCGGTCGCCGCCCGTGTGCCGCTACCCGGAGCGCCCAGCGCCAGGCGCAGGGGCAGCAGGTCGGCAATGCGGTCGAGTGGCAGTTCGCTGCGGTAGAACAGCCACAACGGCTCCTTGTACACCGCCCCGAGGCTTTGCAACTTGCGCCGCTCGCCAGTCGCCAACTGCTGCTCCAGACCGCTTTGGACCAGGGCGATCTGCACCTCGGCATCCTTGGCCAGCAGGCGCTGCAGGTTGTCCCGCGAGCCGGCGCTGGGCACCAGGGTCAGCTCGAAGCCCTGCTTGGCCAACTCCGTTTTCAGTTTTTCGGCGAAGGCGATGTAGCCACCGCCCTGCGGTCCGGTGGCCATGCTCGCCTGCATGGCCGGCGGCGGCGCGACGAAATAGAACAGCGCGCCGATCAACAGCGCAAAAACCGGAAGCAGCCAGAGGTTGGCCAGGAGGATGATTTTCAGGTCGCGGAGAATACGGCGCATGGGGCTTCCTTGTCAGCGGATTCGCCCTCAAGGATAGAACCCAGGACCGGCTGAGGCACCCCCGTCCACTCCGAGACTAATGCAGGGTGCGCCGTGTGCACCGTTTACCGGAGGGACGCACGGCGCCCCTACGGGCGTTCTGCCACCACTCTGGCCTTCGGCGCGCGCCCCCAGTCGAGCAGCGCCAGCACGCCGAGCAGCCCGAGCGCATACAGCGCATCGCCGCCCAGCGCTATCAGCACCCCGGCGCAGAGCAGCGTGCTCAGGCCCGCCAGCCAGCGCCAGACGCCGCGCAGCAGGACACAGCCGGCGGCCATGCTGAGCAGGTAGATGACCACGAAGTTGCCATTGGCGTAGCGGATCAGGTGGTCCACCGAGAGATCCAGCAGCGCGGCGCCGGCGGCGCACAGGGCGCAGCTCAGCGCCACCAGCAGCAGGGCGCGGGCCGGCACGCCGTGGCGGTTGCGCTGCGCCAGCGGCGCCGGCAGTTTGCCCTCGTCGGCGAGGCTCCAGATCAGCCGGGCGAAACCCTGGATGTACACGTTCATCGAGGCGAAGCAGGCCAGGTAGCCGACCGTCGCCACCAGCCAGCGGGCCTGGTCGCCGAGCAGTAGGTCGAAGATCCGCGGCAGCGCGGTGGCGTCGGTGTTCACATCGCCGTAGCTGGCGAAGCTCAGCACCGCCACCGAACAGGCCCAGTACACCAGGCCGGCGAGCAGTACGCCGAGCAGCAGGGCGAGGGGGAAATCGCGCTGCGGGCGCTTGAACTCTTCGCCCAGGTGAGTGAAGGCCTCGATACCGACGAAGCACCAGAACATCACCCCCAGCGCCGCCGGCAGCAGGTGCCAGGAACCCTCGATCGGCGGCAGCAGCGGTTGGCTGGCCAGTGGCAGGTCGCCAACCCACCAGACCAGCGCGACGCTGGCGACGATCGCCACGGCGATCAGCCCCTGCACCAGGCCCGAGGCGCGCGCCGGGCGCTGGCCGAGCAGCAGGATGGCGCCGAGGGTGGCGAACTGGATGATCAGCGCCTCGCCCCGGCCGATCTCGAATACCGCCTGCCAGAAGCCGGTGGCGATGTTCAGCGCGGCGGGCAGACCGACCGGCAGCACGGCGAGGAACAGGAAGGCGGTCAGTCGTTCGGCGCGGGCGCCGAAGGCCCGGCCGATCAGGTGTGGCGCGCCGCCAGCGTGGGGGTAATGGCGACCGAGCTGGGCGAAGGTGAAGGCCACCGGCAGCACCAGGCCGATGAGGATCAGCCAGGCCCACAGCGACGCCTCGCCGGCGGCGGTGGCGGCCAACGCCGGCACCACGAAGATGCCGGTGCCGAGCAGTGAGGTGCTCAGCAGGCCGATCCCCTGCAGCAGGCCAAGCTCCTGGTTTAGACGGCTCATGTTGTATGCTCGATGCAATTTTCCGATTCCGCCATGGTAGGCGGCGCGCCCTTGTCTGGCAGCCGTCAAACCGTCGCCTTTGCCCGGCGAACTGGCGGAATTCACCTTATCCCTGTTTTTGAGAAGCCCGTGGACAAGTTCGACCGCCAGATCCTCGCCCTGCTGCGCGCCGATGCGCGTACTCCCGTCAGCCAGCTCGCCCGTGAAGTCAACCTGTCGCGTTCGGCCGTCAGCGAACGCGTTCGTCGCCTGGAAGCGGAGGGCGTGATCAAGGGCTACCACGCGCTGATCGCCGAGCCGGAAAACGGCGCGGTCAAGGCCTTCCTCGAGCTGTTCTACCAGGACAACCGCTGCCAGCAGTACGTCGAGCGCATGCGCGCCTTCGCCGAAGTCCGCCGCTGTTGCGGGATCAGCGGCGAGACCGACATGCTGGTCTACGTCGAGGCGCCGTCGATGGCGCGGCTCAGCGAGATCCGCGACGAGATCGAGCGCTACCCCGGCATGCAGCGGGTCAAGACCCATGTGGTGGTGCAGGAGTGGGCGATGTGATGCGCCTGCTGCATACCTCCGACTGGCACCTCGGCCAGCACTTCATGGGCAAGACCCGCCAGGCCGAGCACCAGGCCTTCCTCGCCTGGCTGCTCGCCCAGGTCCGTGAGCAGCAAGTGGATGCCGTGCTGGTCGCCGGCGATATCTTCGATACCGGTGCGCCGCCCAGTTATGCCCGCGAGCTGTACAACCATTTCGTCGTTGAACTGCACGCCATCGGCGCCGAACTGGTGGTGCTGGGCGGCAACCATGACTCGGTGGCCATGCTCGGTGAGAGCAAGACCCTGCTGGCGCAGCTCAACACCCGGGTGATCCCCGGCGTCTGCGCCGAGCTGGTCGAGCAGCTGCTGGTCCTGCATCGCCGTGACGGTACGCCGGGCGCGGTGCTCTGCGGCATTCCCTTCATCCGCCCGCGTGACGTACTGCAGAGCCAGGCCGGGCAGAGCGCGCAGGACAAGCAGCAGTCCCTGCAGCAGGCGATCCAGCAGCACTACCAGCGCCTCTATCAACTGGCCGAGGCCAAGCGCGACGAGCTCGGCGGCCAGTTGCCGATCATCGCCACGGGCCATCTGACCACCGTCGGCGCCAGCGCCAGCGAGTCGGTGCGCGAGATCTATGTCGGCGCGCTGGAAGCCTTCCCCACCAATGCCTTCCCGCCGGCGGCCTATATCGCCCTTGGCCATATCCACCGGCCGCAGAAGGTCGGCGGCCTGGAGCACATCCGCTACTGCGGTTCGCCGATTCCGCTGAGTTTCGACGAAGCCAGGCAGGGCAAGGAGGTGCTGCTGGTCGAGCTGGACGGTACCGGCCTGCGCGCGGTGACGGCGCTGCCGGTGCCGCGCTTCCAGCCCTTGTTGTCCGTGCGCGGCTCGTTGGTCGAACTGGCGGCGCAGATCGCCGAGGCGGCCCAGCAGGGCAGTGCCGAGCTGCCGGTCTGGCTGGAAGTGCTGGTCAGCAGCGACGACTACCTCAGCGATCTGCAGGCGCGGCTGGCCAAGCTGAGCGAGGGCCTGCCGCTGGAAGTGCTGCGCATCCGCCGGGAGCGCGGTGCGGCCCAGGCCAGCCTGAGCGGCCAGGCCAAGGAGACGCTCGACGAGCTGAGCCCGGACGAGGTGTTTGTCCAGCGGCTGAGCAGCGAGGAGTTGGACCCAGAGTTGCAGAGCGATCTGCGCGGTCTCTATCGCCAGGTGGTCAGCGCCCTGCGGGAGGATCAGGCATGAAGATCCTCAGCCTGCGTCTGAAGAACCTCAACTCGCTGAAGGGTGAGTGGAAGGTCGACTTCGGCGCCGAGCCCTTCGCCGGCAACGGCCTGTTCGCCATCACCGGGCCCACCGGCGCCGGCAAGACCACCCTGCTGGACGCCATCTGCCTGGCGCTCTATCACCGCACGCCGCGCATGAGCACGCTGTCGGCGAGCAGCAACGAGCTGATGACCCGGCACACCGCCGACTGCCTGGCCGAGGTCGAATTCGAGGTCAAGGGCGTGGCCTATCGCGCCTTCTGGAGCCAGCGCCGCGCCCGCGACAAGGCCGACGGCGCGCTGCAGGCGGCCAAGGTCGAGCTGGCCCGCGCCGATGGCGAGATCCTCACCGACAAGATCGGCGACAAGCTCAAGCAGACCGAAGCGCTGACCGGCCTGGATTTCGAACGCTTCACCAAGTCCATGCTCCTCGCCCAGGGCGGCTTCGCCGCCTTCCTCGAGGCCAACGCCAACCAGCGCGCCGAACTGCTGGAGGAACTCACCGGCACCGAGATCTACGGGCAGATTTCCCAACGGGTGTTCGAGCA is drawn from Pseudomonas cavernae and contains these coding sequences:
- the yejK gene encoding nucleoid-associated protein YejK gives rise to the protein MPIRHCIVHLIDKKPDGTPSVLHARDSALGASQAIENLLADLNDSYNAKQGKAWGLFHGESGAYPFSGWLKHYLDGGQDFTAFSRQAVEHLQKLMDESNLSTGGHVLLAHYQQGMTDYLAIALLHHSEGVAVTDALDVTPAKHLDLGQLHLAARINISEWQNNQQSKQYISFIKGKNGKKVSEYFRDFIGCQEGVDAPSETRTLLKAFSDFVESEDLPEEQARAKTDALVDYASSQAKIGEPMTLEELSGVIDEERPRAFYEHIRNKDYGLSPEIPPDKRTLNQFRRFTGRAEGLSISFESHLLGSKIEYDEARDMLIIRQVPTQLKDQLKRRKD
- the sbcD gene encoding exonuclease subunit SbcD, which codes for MRLLHTSDWHLGQHFMGKTRQAEHQAFLAWLLAQVREQQVDAVLVAGDIFDTGAPPSYARELYNHFVVELHAIGAELVVLGGNHDSVAMLGESKTLLAQLNTRVIPGVCAELVEQLLVLHRRDGTPGAVLCGIPFIRPRDVLQSQAGQSAQDKQQSLQQAIQQHYQRLYQLAEAKRDELGGQLPIIATGHLTTVGASASESVREIYVGALEAFPTNAFPPAAYIALGHIHRPQKVGGLEHIRYCGSPIPLSFDEARQGKEVLLVELDGTGLRAVTALPVPRFQPLLSVRGSLVELAAQIAEAAQQGSAELPVWLEVLVSSDDYLSDLQARLAKLSEGLPLEVLRIRRERGAAQASLSGQAKETLDELSPDEVFVQRLSSEELDPELQSDLRGLYRQVVSALREDQA
- a CDS encoding TAXI family TRAP transporter solute-binding subunit, whose product is MRRILRDLKIILLANLWLLPVFALLIGALFYFVAPPPAMQASMATGPQGGGYIAFAEKLKTELAKQGFELTLVPSAGSRDNLQRLLAKDAEVQIALVQSGLEQQLATGERRKLQSLGAVYKEPLWLFYRSELPLDRIADLLPLRLALGAPGSGTRAATAAVLDANAIAEAQYPPNWQSVGGSAAATALSNGELDALFVIAPAENALVQQLAANPGLSLATFRRAAAYEARLPFLTRVNVSEGLLNLAQNAPPRDIITLAPVATLVINDDFNPALVPLFLEATREVMKSGSLLDKPGVFPTAKPITFALSRDAEHYYQSGLPLLQRYLPFRIASLADRYIILLIPLLVLMFPLFKLIGPLYRWRIRARIYRWYKYLRDIDRQLDAGTLPERLDAEIEHLEQLEDQLAKVEVPLSYSNELYELHVHLRYVIGRLQALQQRRATRQGEVG
- the yjeH gene encoding L-methionine/branched-chain amino acid transporter; translation: MSRLNQELGLLQGIGLLSTSLLGTGIFVVPALAATAAGEASLWAWLILIGLVLPVAFTFAQLGRHYPHAGGAPHLIGRAFGARAERLTAFLFLAVLPVGLPAALNIATGFWQAVFEIGRGEALIIQFATLGAILLLGQRPARASGLVQGLIAVAIVASVALVWWVGDLPLASQPLLPPIEGSWHLLPAALGVMFWCFVGIEAFTHLGEEFKRPQRDFPLALLLGVLLAGLVYWACSVAVLSFASYGDVNTDATALPRIFDLLLGDQARWLVATVGYLACFASMNVYIQGFARLIWSLADEGKLPAPLAQRNRHGVPARALLLVALSCALCAAGAALLDLSVDHLIRYANGNFVVIYLLSMAAGCVLLRGVWRWLAGLSTLLCAGVLIALGGDALYALGLLGVLALLDWGRAPKARVVAERP
- a CDS encoding Lrp/AsnC family transcriptional regulator, with protein sequence MDKFDRQILALLRADARTPVSQLAREVNLSRSAVSERVRRLEAEGVIKGYHALIAEPENGAVKAFLELFYQDNRCQQYVERMRAFAEVRRCCGISGETDMLVYVEAPSMARLSEIRDEIERYPGMQRVKTHVVVQEWAM